One part of the Tenacibaculum sp. 190130A14a genome encodes these proteins:
- a CDS encoding membrane or secreted protein, protein MKLIFVTIGLLAIAFAGIAIKIWAKKDGEFAGTCASQNPMLNKEGEACGFCGKTPDQFDTCAEPQHNS, encoded by the coding sequence ATGAAATTAATTTTTGTTACAATCGGGTTATTAGCTATTGCTTTTGCTGGAATAGCGATTAAAATTTGGGCTAAAAAAGATGGTGAATTTGCAGGTACTTGTGCAAGTCAAAATCCGATGTTAAACAAAGAAGGAGAAGCTTGTGGTTTTTGTGGTAAAACCCCAGATCAATTTGATACTTGCGCTGAACCACAACACAATAGTTAA
- a CDS encoding glycosyltransferase produces MTLTVLFYVLVAVFSVQIIYHLYFLVFCFSKEKETSIPSIPVSVIVYTKNSNENIKKNLAKILNQNYLNFEVVVVNNASFDDTYYTLEDFQREFKHLKVVNVENTEAFWGNKKYALTLGVKAAQNEHLIFTEIDARPISDNWLASMASRFHSEKEIVIGYSKFDTTKMSFLGILVRFEHLLKHVASLSFAKYGSPYYTDEKNFAYTKSTFFRVKGYINHIKLPAKHSDLFVKEASTKKNTTITTAPNSFISIPLPTSFLSWYNTIALEAFNGKNYKFKHRSLTNLYFVSKVAFYICATLLLILNWQLSLPFILVYLLFRYIIVGKASNKLKEKNLIFFVPLLEICLLLIQISIFIKIRISKPSL; encoded by the coding sequence ATGACATTAACTGTACTTTTCTACGTTTTAGTAGCTGTATTTTCTGTACAGATAATTTATCATTTATATTTTTTGGTATTCTGCTTTAGTAAAGAAAAAGAAACTAGTATACCTTCTATACCTGTTTCTGTTATTGTTTATACCAAGAATAGTAATGAAAATATTAAAAAGAATTTAGCTAAAATACTTAATCAAAACTATCTAAACTTTGAGGTAGTAGTGGTTAACAATGCTTCCTTTGATGATACCTATTATACCTTAGAAGATTTTCAAAGAGAGTTTAAACATCTAAAAGTTGTTAATGTTGAAAATACAGAGGCTTTTTGGGGAAACAAAAAATATGCATTGACTTTAGGAGTTAAAGCCGCCCAAAATGAACATCTTATTTTTACTGAAATCGATGCAAGACCAATTTCTGATAACTGGCTCGCTTCTATGGCTTCGAGGTTTCATTCTGAAAAAGAAATTGTTATTGGGTATAGTAAGTTTGATACAACGAAGATGTCTTTCTTAGGTATATTGGTTCGTTTTGAGCACTTACTTAAACATGTTGCTTCACTTTCTTTTGCCAAATATGGCAGTCCTTATTATACAGATGAAAAAAACTTTGCCTATACGAAAAGTACTTTTTTCAGAGTAAAAGGATACATTAATCACATAAAGTTACCTGCAAAGCATAGCGATTTATTTGTTAAAGAAGCAAGCACCAAAAAGAATACTACTATTACCACTGCTCCTAATAGTTTTATAAGTATCCCACTTCCAACTTCTTTTCTAAGTTGGTATAATACTATCGCTTTAGAGGCTTTTAATGGTAAAAATTATAAATTTAAGCATCGATCATTAACCAATTTATACTTTGTTTCTAAAGTTGCCTTTTATATTTGTGCCACTTTATTACTTATTCTTAATTGGCAGCTTTCGTTACCTTTTATTTTGGTTTATTTGTTATTTAGATATATTATTGTTGGTAAGGCATCCAATAAATTAAAAGAGAAAAATTTAATCTTCTTTGTACCTCTTTTAGAAATTTGTTTATTGTTAATTCAAATTAGTATATTTATAAAAATTAGAATTTCGAAACCTTCGCTTTGA
- a CDS encoding RNA polymerase sigma factor: MKINQEKLLHQIKLAKQGNQMAFNFLLDSFWGNVYAFLLQKTQNENDAEDITIQTFSKAFDKISSFNEEYQFKTWLITIAKNIHIDFLRKKKSSITIETSKDQEKEAFKVIDDAPSPEDKIITEQNLAKLLRDIKQLKPKYQEVINLRYFQELSYKEIAENIDEPINNVKVKLLRAKKLLAEIIKKS; this comes from the coding sequence TTGAAAATAAACCAAGAAAAGTTACTTCATCAAATCAAACTTGCCAAGCAAGGCAATCAAATGGCATTTAACTTTTTGTTAGATTCTTTTTGGGGAAACGTTTATGCATTTTTACTTCAAAAAACCCAAAACGAAAACGATGCGGAAGACATTACTATTCAAACCTTTTCAAAAGCATTCGATAAAATTTCCTCTTTTAACGAAGAATATCAATTCAAAACTTGGTTAATTACTATTGCTAAAAATATTCATATCGACTTTTTACGTAAAAAAAAGTCATCTATAACTATTGAAACTTCTAAAGACCAAGAAAAAGAGGCTTTTAAAGTAATTGATGATGCACCTTCTCCAGAAGACAAAATCATAACAGAACAAAATTTAGCGAAACTTTTACGCGATATAAAACAGCTTAAACCAAAGTATCAAGAAGTCATTAATTTGCGGTATTTTCAAGAATTAAGCTATAAAGAAATTGCAGAAAATATAGATGAACCTATAAACAATGTAAAAGTTAAATTACTGAGAGCTAAAAAATTATTAGCAGAGATTATTAAAAAATCATAA
- a CDS encoding Nramp family divalent metal transporter yields MKKSILTLLGPGLLFAGAAIGVSHLVQSTRAGADYGFGLLWALLIVHIFKYPFFQYGPRYAAATGETLLDGYKKLGTHFLTIYYLLNFATMFTIQAAVTIVTASLASHLFNVTNDLVVWSLIITVVSILILGIGKYKLLDNVMKYIIIALTVSTLIAVNIALFTTDKGFSYQQILPSGTAQITFLIAFLGWMPAPLDISIWHSLWSVEKNKATLENIKPKQAVFDFNVGYLGTLFLGVCFVMLGALVMYQSGESFSNKGSIFAAQLIKLYTNNLGDFSHIIIGIAAFTTMFSTTLTTLDASPRAMTKASELLFKRKKIKLGYWFWILFLAVGTYIILKYFLADMGFLVRVATILSFLTAPFYAILNYMLISGKHTPEKYRPSLPLKILSITGIVFLIGFSIWFLLNL; encoded by the coding sequence ATGAAGAAAAGCATATTAACTTTACTAGGTCCTGGTTTGTTATTTGCCGGTGCTGCAATTGGTGTTTCTCATTTAGTACAATCTACTCGAGCTGGAGCTGATTATGGTTTCGGATTACTTTGGGCACTTCTAATCGTTCATATTTTCAAATATCCATTTTTTCAATATGGTCCAAGATATGCAGCTGCAACTGGAGAAACATTATTAGATGGTTATAAAAAACTAGGTACTCATTTTTTAACCATTTACTATTTGTTAAATTTTGCAACCATGTTTACCATTCAAGCGGCTGTAACCATTGTTACTGCAAGTTTAGCCTCACACTTATTCAATGTAACCAATGATTTGGTGGTATGGTCATTAATTATTACTGTGGTAAGTATACTTATTTTAGGTATTGGGAAATACAAACTGTTAGATAATGTTATGAAATACATTATTATAGCTTTAACGGTAAGTACCTTAATTGCTGTTAACATTGCTCTTTTTACAACAGATAAAGGCTTTAGCTATCAACAAATACTCCCATCTGGAACTGCACAAATTACCTTTTTAATTGCATTTTTAGGATGGATGCCAGCTCCTTTAGATATTTCTATCTGGCATTCTTTATGGTCTGTTGAAAAGAACAAAGCTACTTTAGAAAATATTAAACCCAAACAAGCTGTTTTTGATTTCAACGTTGGGTATCTAGGTACTTTATTTTTAGGAGTTTGTTTTGTGATGTTAGGTGCTTTGGTTATGTACCAATCTGGAGAATCTTTTTCAAATAAGGGATCTATTTTTGCAGCACAACTCATTAAACTTTATACAAATAATCTAGGTGATTTTTCTCATATAATAATTGGTATTGCCGCTTTTACAACTATGTTTAGTACTACTTTAACCACCTTAGATGCATCTCCTAGAGCTATGACAAAAGCTTCAGAATTATTGTTTAAGCGTAAAAAAATAAAACTAGGTTATTGGTTTTGGATTCTTTTTCTAGCTGTAGGTACTTATATAATTTTAAAGTATTTCTTAGCCGATATGGGATTCTTAGTAAGAGTTGCTACTATCTTATCTTTTTTAACCGCCCCTTTTTATGCTATTTTAAACTACATGCTCATTTCTGGAAAACATACCCCAGAAAAATACAGGCCATCATTGCCTTTAAAAATTTTAAGCATTACAGGTATCGTTTTTTTAATAGGTTTTAGTATTTGGTTTTTACTGAATTTGTAA
- the lipA gene encoding lipoyl synthase, giving the protein MTKQPVTLPERTKKPKWLRVKLPVGKKYTELRGLVDKYKLNTICTSGSCPNMGECWGEGTATFMILGNVCTRSCGFCGVKTGRPETVEWDEPEKVARSIKLMNIKHAVLTSVDRDDLKDGGSIIWAETVNAVRRANPSTTLETLIPDFQGNEKLIDRIIEVAPEVVSHNMETVRRLTREVRIQAKYDRSLGVLKYLKDNGMRTKSGIMLGLGETEDEVIQTMKDLRNVGLDIITIGQYLQPTKKHLPVKEFITPEQFKKYETLGLEMGFMYVESGALVRSSYKAHKHAS; this is encoded by the coding sequence ATGACTAAACAACCTGTTACATTACCAGAAAGAACTAAAAAACCTAAATGGCTTAGGGTGAAGTTACCAGTAGGTAAAAAGTATACTGAATTAAGAGGCTTAGTAGACAAGTACAAATTGAATACAATTTGTACTAGTGGTAGTTGTCCTAATATGGGAGAATGCTGGGGAGAAGGAACAGCTACTTTTATGATTTTAGGAAATGTTTGTACACGTTCGTGTGGATTTTGTGGTGTAAAAACTGGAAGACCTGAAACGGTTGAATGGGATGAGCCAGAAAAAGTTGCTCGTTCAATAAAACTAATGAACATTAAACATGCCGTATTAACTTCTGTTGATAGAGATGATTTAAAAGATGGTGGTTCTATCATTTGGGCAGAAACTGTAAATGCAGTTCGTAGAGCAAACCCTTCTACTACATTAGAAACTTTAATTCCAGATTTTCAAGGAAACGAAAAGTTAATAGATCGTATTATTGAAGTAGCTCCTGAAGTTGTATCACATAACATGGAAACGGTACGCCGTTTAACTCGTGAAGTGCGTATACAAGCAAAATATGATAGAAGCTTAGGTGTTTTAAAATATTTAAAAGATAATGGTATGAGAACTAAATCAGGAATTATGCTTGGTTTAGGAGAAACTGAAGACGAGGTTATACAAACCATGAAAGATCTTCGTAATGTCGGTTTAGACATTATTACTATTGGACAATATTTACAACCCACTAAAAAACATTTACCCGTAAAAGAGTTTATTACGCCTGAACAGTTTAAGAAATATGAAACTTTAGGTTTAGAAATGGGCTTTATGTATGTAGAAAGTGGTGCTTTGGTACGTTCTTCGTACAAAGCACATAAGCATGCTAGTTAA
- a CDS encoding pyridoxal-phosphate dependent enzyme encodes MKYAKNILETIGNTPLVQLNSVTKEVDALVLAKVETFNPGNSVKDRMALKMIEDAEADGRLKPGGTIIEGTSGNTGMGLALAAIVKGYKCIFVISDKQSKEKMDILRAVGAEVVVCPTNVEPDDPRSYYSVSKRLGEETPNSWYVNQYDNPSNAVAHYEQTGPEIWEQTEGKITHFVVGVGTGGTISGTAKYLKEKNPNIKIWGVDTYGSVFKKYHETGIFDENEIYPYITEGIGEDILPKNVDFSLIDGFTKVTDKDAAVYTRKIAKEEGIFVGNSAGSAIKGLLQLKDEFKKDDVVVVLFHDHGSRYVGKMFNDDWMRDRGFLEDDVTTAEDLIKDHINKPLVTVQTEELVSHAIERMRTFKISQIPVKDINGFVGSVDESALLRSYLEDKNIADKPIKDVMGNRYPMVSKSASIEEVSKLITKDNQAVLVDLENGKHHIVTKYDIISAI; translated from the coding sequence ATGAAATACGCAAAAAATATATTAGAAACTATTGGTAATACGCCTTTAGTTCAATTAAATTCAGTTACTAAAGAAGTAGATGCTTTAGTATTAGCAAAAGTAGAAACGTTTAATCCAGGGAATTCGGTTAAAGACCGTATGGCTTTAAAAATGATTGAAGATGCTGAGGCAGATGGTCGTTTAAAACCAGGAGGTACTATTATTGAAGGTACTTCAGGAAATACAGGAATGGGATTAGCGTTAGCAGCGATTGTAAAAGGATACAAATGTATTTTCGTAATTTCAGATAAGCAATCTAAAGAAAAAATGGATATTCTTCGTGCAGTAGGAGCAGAGGTAGTAGTTTGTCCTACAAATGTAGAGCCAGATGATCCTCGTTCTTATTATTCTGTATCGAAGCGTTTAGGAGAAGAAACACCAAATTCTTGGTATGTAAATCAATATGATAACCCTTCTAATGCAGTTGCTCATTACGAACAAACTGGTCCTGAAATTTGGGAACAAACAGAAGGGAAAATTACGCATTTTGTAGTTGGAGTAGGTACAGGAGGTACTATTTCTGGAACGGCGAAATACTTAAAAGAAAAGAACCCAAATATTAAAATTTGGGGAGTAGATACCTATGGTTCTGTATTTAAAAAATATCATGAAACTGGAATTTTTGATGAGAATGAAATTTACCCATATATAACAGAAGGTATTGGAGAAGATATTTTACCTAAGAATGTAGATTTTTCTTTAATAGATGGATTTACTAAGGTAACTGATAAAGATGCGGCTGTATATACACGTAAAATAGCAAAAGAAGAAGGTATTTTCGTTGGAAACTCTGCTGGATCGGCAATTAAAGGATTATTACAGTTAAAAGACGAGTTTAAAAAAGATGATGTAGTAGTGGTGTTATTCCATGATCATGGAAGTAGATACGTAGGGAAAATGTTTAATGATGATTGGATGCGTGATAGAGGGTTTTTAGAAGATGATGTTACAACTGCTGAAGATTTAATCAAAGATCATATCAACAAGCCATTGGTAACTGTTCAAACAGAAGAATTAGTGTCACATGCCATTGAGCGTATGAGAACTTTTAAGATTTCTCAAATTCCTGTAAAAGATATAAATGGTTTTGTAGGCTCTGTTGATGAATCGGCTTTATTAAGAAGTTACTTAGAAGATAAAAATATTGCAGATAAACCAATTAAGGATGTAATGGGAAATAGATATCCAATGGTAAGTAAATCTGCCTCTATAGAAGAAGTATCTAAATTAATTACAAAAGATAATCAAGCAGTATTAGTTGATTTAGAAAATGGTAAGCATCATATTGTTACGAAGTATGACATTATTAGTGCAATTTAA
- a CDS encoding ABC transporter permease gives MNYELFIAKRIIAGKEYKNSISSPIIKIAITAIALGIAIMLVAVSIGSGFQKKIRDKMSGFKGHIQILNYDNNNSDLSTVPISKTQEFYPEFKNIDGIKNVQVFANVAGIIRTQTDFEGIVLKGVSTDYDFSFFREYLKEGRLPDFEQQRNKEILVSKTIANRLHLKVNDTIQALFYAENSKSKFKTRKPVIVGIYDTGFEQFDKSIIIGDIREVQRINRWNDDQIGGFEVLLDDFDSLKEKGDEVYSNTGATLNSITIVDNYPLIFEWFELIDNNVWFIIAIMILIAGINMITALLVLILERVQMVGVLKALGSNNWSIRKVFLYNASYLILKGLLWGNLIGMLIIFIQKYFKIIQLNPETYYVSTMPVELNIWMILLLNIGTLILCFLMLIVPSYIITKIHPSKSIRFA, from the coding sequence TTGAATTACGAGTTATTTATCGCCAAGCGTATTATTGCAGGCAAAGAATATAAAAATAGTATATCATCTCCAATAATAAAAATTGCTATCACAGCCATTGCTTTAGGAATTGCTATTATGTTGGTAGCAGTATCTATTGGTTCGGGTTTTCAGAAGAAAATTCGTGATAAAATGTCAGGATTTAAAGGTCATATTCAAATATTAAATTATGACAATAACAACTCTGACTTATCTACAGTTCCTATTAGTAAAACTCAAGAATTTTATCCAGAGTTTAAAAATATAGATGGGATAAAAAATGTTCAGGTTTTTGCCAATGTTGCTGGAATTATAAGAACCCAAACAGATTTTGAAGGAATCGTTTTAAAAGGAGTTTCTACAGATTATGATTTTTCTTTTTTTAGAGAATATTTAAAAGAAGGAAGATTACCTGATTTTGAACAACAGAGAAATAAAGAAATACTGGTATCTAAAACCATTGCCAATCGCTTACATTTAAAAGTGAACGATACCATTCAGGCACTATTTTATGCAGAAAATAGCAAGTCAAAATTTAAAACACGTAAACCAGTTATTGTAGGGATTTATGATACCGGTTTTGAGCAATTTGATAAATCCATTATTATTGGAGATATTAGAGAAGTTCAAAGAATTAACCGTTGGAATGATGACCAAATAGGAGGGTTTGAAGTCTTACTAGATGATTTTGATTCCTTAAAGGAAAAAGGAGATGAAGTGTATAGTAATACGGGTGCTACATTGAATAGTATTACTATTGTAGACAATTATCCTTTAATTTTTGAATGGTTTGAACTTATTGATAATAATGTGTGGTTTATTATTGCTATTATGATATTAATTGCTGGAATAAATATGATTACCGCTTTGCTTGTGTTGATTTTAGAACGAGTTCAAATGGTAGGAGTTTTAAAGGCTTTAGGAAGTAATAATTGGAGTATAAGAAAAGTGTTTTTATACAATGCTTCTTATTTAATATTGAAAGGACTATTGTGGGGTAACCTTATAGGAATGCTCATAATTTTTATACAGAAATACTTTAAAATAATACAACTAAATCCAGAAACCTATTATGTATCTACAATGCCTGTAGAATTGAATATTTGGATGATCTTGTTGTTAAATATAGGAACACTGATTTTGTGTTTTTTAATGCTCATTGTTCCTTCATATATCATAACTAAAATTCACCCTTCCAAGTCTATCAGATTTGCTTAA
- a CDS encoding GNAT family N-acetyltransferase, with the protein MIKASIKHKELVTDILYSAFVGITIPNSINFVVKQDKHRNKRLRFLMEYLFLKALDFGEVYISNNQNACILLHYPHKEKTTLKTIGRDCKLAFKTIGLIRVYKVLKREYQLKKHHVKEAHIHPLIMGVKKDYQGKGSGVRLIYEVLNEHSTNKLPCILETTTKSNLKLYKKFGFYIFNETTDLGYPLYFLRKDFTNEII; encoded by the coding sequence ATGATTAAAGCTTCAATTAAACACAAAGAACTTGTTACTGATATCTTATACAGTGCATTTGTTGGTATTACGATTCCTAATTCTATTAATTTTGTAGTCAAACAAGATAAACATAGAAATAAACGGTTGCGTTTTTTAATGGAATATCTATTTTTAAAAGCTCTAGATTTTGGTGAAGTATACATTTCTAATAACCAAAACGCTTGTATTTTATTACATTACCCTCATAAAGAAAAAACCACTCTTAAAACAATTGGTAGAGATTGTAAACTCGCTTTTAAAACAATTGGCCTAATTCGTGTATACAAAGTATTAAAACGAGAATATCAACTGAAAAAACATCATGTAAAAGAAGCACATATTCATCCTTTAATTATGGGAGTGAAAAAAGATTATCAAGGGAAAGGAAGTGGAGTTCGATTAATTTATGAAGTTTTGAATGAACATAGCACTAATAAATTACCTTGTATACTAGAAACTACCACAAAATCTAATTTAAAACTCTATAAGAAGTTTGGTTTTTATATTTTTAACGAGACAACCGATTTAGGGTATCCATTATATTTTTTAAGAAAAGATTTTACCAATGAAATTATTTAA
- a CDS encoding DUF1343 domain-containing protein, translated as MKLFKIAFLLFCFQLAACAQSQKSTIKKVEKQSSVLKVGADRTNLYLNTLKGKNIAIVANQTSIINVLQRAEVSPNVMGSKLVAHHLVDYLHNYGNINVKKVFAPEHGFRGKADAGEVVVDGIDTKTKLPIVSLYGKNKKPSQEQLAGIDVVVFDIQDVGARFYTYISTLHYVMEACAEANIPVIVLDRPNPNGHYIDGPVLKTAHKSFVGMHPVPVVYGMTIGEYGQMINGEQWLKDKAQCDLTIIPIENYTHDYQYSLPIKPSPNLPNDASINLYPSLCFFEGTNVSAGRGTTTQFQIYGSPFLKGFEYSFTPKPNEGAKHPKHKNEVCYGENLTETDELTHLNLGWLLKAYEQTSAKEKFFNAFFTKLAGTKKLQQQIEQGLSEQEIKNSWKSDLENFKKTRAKYLIYK; from the coding sequence ATGAAATTATTTAAAATAGCCTTTTTACTTTTTTGTTTTCAATTAGCCGCATGTGCACAATCGCAAAAATCAACTATTAAAAAGGTTGAAAAACAGTCTTCAGTACTTAAAGTAGGAGCAGATAGAACTAATCTATATTTAAATACATTAAAGGGTAAAAATATTGCTATTGTAGCCAATCAAACTTCAATAATTAATGTATTACAACGTGCAGAGGTGAGTCCGAATGTAATGGGATCTAAGCTGGTAGCACACCATCTAGTGGATTACTTGCACAATTATGGAAATATCAATGTAAAAAAAGTATTTGCTCCAGAGCATGGTTTTCGTGGTAAAGCAGATGCTGGTGAAGTCGTGGTAGATGGTATAGATACTAAAACTAAACTTCCAATTGTTTCTTTATACGGAAAAAACAAAAAACCTTCGCAAGAGCAATTAGCTGGAATTGATGTTGTGGTTTTTGACATTCAAGACGTAGGAGCCCGATTTTACACCTATATTTCTACATTACACTATGTTATGGAAGCTTGTGCAGAGGCCAATATTCCTGTGATTGTTTTAGACAGACCTAACCCAAACGGACATTATATAGATGGTCCTGTTTTAAAAACTGCCCATAAAAGTTTTGTAGGAATGCACCCTGTTCCAGTAGTTTACGGAATGACCATTGGAGAATACGGACAAATGATTAATGGCGAGCAATGGTTAAAAGATAAAGCGCAATGTGATTTAACCATAATACCTATTGAAAATTATACACATGATTATCAATATAGCTTACCTATTAAACCTTCTCCTAACCTACCAAATGATGCTTCTATTAACTTGTATCCAAGCCTTTGTTTTTTTGAAGGAACTAATGTTTCCGCAGGTAGAGGAACTACTACACAGTTTCAAATTTATGGATCACCTTTCTTAAAAGGTTTTGAGTATAGCTTTACGCCAAAACCTAATGAAGGCGCTAAACATCCTAAGCATAAAAATGAAGTTTGTTATGGTGAAAATTTAACTGAAACGGATGAATTAACGCATTTGAATTTAGGTTGGTTATTGAAGGCTTATGAACAAACATCAGCAAAAGAAAAATTCTTTAATGCTTTTTTTACCAAACTAGCAGGAACGAAAAAACTACAACAGCAAATTGAACAAGGATTGAGCGAACAAGAAATCAAAAATTCTTGGAAGTCAGATTTAGAAAATTTTAAAAAGACAAGAGCAAAATATTTGATTTATAAGTAG
- a CDS encoding TetR/AcrR family transcriptional regulator: MNKKESILTAALELLISKGVHNTPMSAIAKAAGTGMGTIYNYFPNKDVLINEIYIRIKEKEESLFLEVDTHGPIKTQFENYITVLINFFIEHPSYFKFLEQLQASPIITEENKQKGGTSVAMVATLLKSGQQSRIIKNIPIDELLMFIGGAVSSYLRWYHLKSTNKQGAFTNQIQMVWDAIKE, from the coding sequence ATGAACAAAAAAGAATCCATACTTACTGCTGCTTTAGAACTACTTATTTCAAAAGGAGTTCATAATACACCTATGTCTGCTATAGCAAAGGCTGCTGGTACTGGTATGGGTACCATTTACAATTACTTTCCTAATAAAGATGTGCTGATTAATGAAATTTATATCCGCATCAAAGAAAAGGAAGAATCGTTATTTTTAGAAGTAGATACCCATGGACCAATTAAAACACAGTTTGAAAACTACATTACTGTATTGATCAACTTTTTTATTGAACACCCTTCTTACTTTAAGTTTTTAGAACAATTACAGGCCTCTCCTATCATTACAGAGGAAAATAAGCAAAAAGGAGGAACATCAGTAGCAATGGTAGCTACCTTATTAAAAAGTGGACAACAAAGTCGTATTATTAAAAACATTCCAATAGACGAACTACTAATGTTTATTGGTGGTGCGGTTTCTTCGTATTTAAGATGGTATCATCTTAAATCAACAAATAAACAAGGGGCTTTTACAAACCAAATTCAAATGGTTTGGGACGCTATTAAAGAGTAA
- a CDS encoding SRPBCC family protein — protein MIDLKFKREINKPIDEVWSFVIDDFYSGHKWAYGTTHCRKRTLNEDFDRVCQTESGRLMDKITKIDNTNYILEFSVKGLPFFVKSVTSTWQLTKISETKTIISLGPCIHVMPVIGTLLQIPMKAQLKKIYPGILDDLVTYVETGKPSARKQKELDALQQ, from the coding sequence ATGATTGATTTAAAATTTAAGCGAGAAATTAACAAACCTATTGACGAAGTATGGAGCTTTGTAATTGATGATTTTTACTCAGGTCATAAATGGGCCTATGGAACAACACATTGTAGAAAAAGAACTCTAAACGAGGATTTTGATCGAGTGTGTCAAACAGAAAGCGGAAGATTAATGGATAAAATTACCAAAATTGATAATACCAACTATATACTTGAGTTTTCAGTAAAAGGTCTACCCTTTTTTGTAAAGTCGGTAACTAGTACTTGGCAATTAACAAAGATCTCAGAAACCAAAACAATAATAAGTTTGGGACCTTGCATACATGTAATGCCCGTTATAGGAACGCTTTTACAAATTCCTATGAAAGCTCAACTAAAGAAAATATACCCAGGAATACTTGATGATCTTGTTACTTATGTAGAAACAGGTAAACCTTCCGCAAGGAAACAAAAAGAACTTGATGCTTTACAGCAATAG
- a CDS encoding universal stress protein, with amino-acid sequence MKTILLPTDFSENSWNAIEYALKLFKNQECTFYILNTYIPSIYHMNYMPSSVAYTGVTDALKESSLKNLAYIARKISEEFSNEKHHVETVSSLNMLVSEIRSLIREKSIDIIVMGTQGATGAIEKILGTNTMTVINDIECPTIAVPEGFKFDKIEKILFPTDFQLFYLPYHVDPIVNIAQLHEAHIDILHVLAKDFKELDDVQDKNRLRLKSFLKGTNNTFLYTEYEEIPKAVDTFLMKNPTDLIVMMNNKNSFFDNVFFKPIINKIGFHLKVPFLVIPSKK; translated from the coding sequence ATGAAGACGATTTTATTACCTACCGATTTTTCAGAAAATTCTTGGAATGCTATTGAATATGCATTGAAACTATTTAAGAATCAAGAATGTACTTTTTATATCTTAAATACCTATATCCCTAGTATATACCATATGAATTATATGCCTTCAAGTGTTGCGTATACAGGTGTAACAGATGCATTAAAAGAGTCTTCCCTTAAAAACTTAGCATACATTGCACGTAAAATATCTGAAGAGTTTTCAAATGAAAAGCACCATGTTGAAACTGTCAGCTCTTTAAACATGTTAGTATCAGAAATTCGGAGCCTTATAAGAGAAAAATCGATCGATATTATTGTCATGGGAACCCAAGGGGCTACAGGTGCTATTGAAAAAATACTAGGAACCAATACCATGACCGTAATTAATGATATTGAATGTCCTACAATTGCTGTTCCTGAAGGTTTTAAGTTTGACAAAATTGAAAAAATACTATTCCCTACAGATTTTCAATTGTTTTACCTACCCTATCATGTCGATCCAATTGTTAATATAGCACAATTGCACGAAGCTCATATCGATATTTTACATGTTTTAGCAAAGGATTTTAAAGAGCTTGACGACGTACAAGATAAAAACAGACTTCGACTTAAGTCCTTTTTAAAAGGAACCAACAACACCTTTTTATATACAGAATATGAAGAGATTCCGAAAGCTGTTGATACTTTCTTGATGAAAAACCCAACCGATTTAATTGTAATGATGAACAATAAAAATTCATTCTTTGACAATGTTTTTTTCAAACCTATTATCAATAAAATTGGTTTTCATTTAAAGGTACCCTTCCTCGTAATTCCAAGTAAAAAGTAA